The genomic DNA gcACGTTTGTTCTCGTCGTTTTATCAACAGGTTCACTTAGTTCACTGGGTGATAATTATTTTCATAGGGGCGGGGTGTCTTCAAAACGTtctttttacaaataaaaacaagtaaacaagtaTGGCTACCCAGTATAGTGTCTGGTTATTCAGATTTGCACCTCGATGTAGCATTTTCCTTGTAAAATGTCTCAAGTTTCGGTAAATCAATCTGATTAAGGTACAATGCGCCTCCGAGACAGACATTCGAACTCTCGGACTTTCACAATGCTCTGTTGGTCCACCACTGGAGGAGGCTCATTTTGTAGATCATTGAGTGAATGAACCTTTTGTCGGCATATTTTTGTGAAACTCGGAATTTGTATGTTTTCCTCATTGAGATAACGAAACGAGGAGTTGGCGGCCATCTTCCGTTGCAAATACTGGTAAATTTAAGgcaatttgtttccatagtacAACAATTGGCACAGTTAACCGtcgatttttaaattttttttaaaggatAAAAGTCGGAAGTATCCTTgaggaaatttgagcaaaaatttaaggcTTCCAATTTTTAGGTGCGTGCTACCTTTAAATTCAAATGTAGAGATGTGAAGGTCTTTTCAACAACTGTTCTGCGGCATTTACTACTGGGTCCTACATAGGTTCCTAAGAAACGAGGACAGCAGAATCGAAGGCCATCGAATCGAATCCGGCCCATCTCTCACTGGTTTTACAGGTAATCAGCTTTAACTCATCTTTGCCGAAAAACGACTAAAACACCCAAATCCAAACACAGTGTAAGACAATTTATATAGGATTTTATTTCTTCTGTTTCATTTGAAggtttgcaatatttgaagttGAAAGTGACCAGACTGCTgcacaaaaaataatcaaaaacatcatatttttgatataaaaaacGTGTACAGGTTTACCAAggtttatgtttgtgatttctGTTTCATTTGACAATGTGATTATACTGAAATAGCCGATGAAATAATTGTACTAAAACTTGTaaaggaaatgaaaattaaagtgaTAATTTAATCCTAAAACTATGTTTTCGTTAGTTGTGAATTTATTGCAACTATTAAGCGTGGTGAACGCATAATTATGACATTTGGAGGAAATACAAGTACTGCTACATATTTACTCCTCAAACAAGAGAAGTTCTAAAGTGACTCCGAGAGGGCGCTATCCAAAGCCCATAATCTCCATTGGACAGACCTTCTTCATAGGCCCTGGTTTCTATGAAAGAAACTGAAACATCATCACATTTCTTTATACGACACAAAAATATACACATACCGATCAAAAATAAACTGGATAAACTTACAATTAGAAAAATTACTGAATCTCTGAAATGTGGATGTTGTCTCAGTATTCAGAAAATACACATGGGATATTCTCttgataaacaacaaaaattatgtacattttcatctcttttcttgtcataaaatattatttaactgTGTCTAAATGCATTATCTCCAATATCAGAGCATGATTGCAGTAAactgaaatttacaatgatatcCCAAGTTCATTGGCAGAGTTCTATATCACATCTGTAAGTTATGtaaatttgaatacattttttatTGCTCTCAGTGATAGCACCATATTTTGGTTCACATTTATAAATTAAGTATGAGTGAAGACCATTGGTCGCAAACATTTGCATGTAAAGTTAAAGGGTTTCTGAGGGCGGGGTCTCTCTCCATGTGTATACACTGCTACTAACACTTATTCAAAAGACTCTCTAGGTTACTAGTAATTAATACAAAATGCTGCCCGTGTTTGGTAATCTTCACTCTTGGCAAAGATTGCATAATCGTGGTATTCCTTGAGTTGGTTGTGGTCCTATCATGGCAACTGCCTGCCATTGAAAATTGTCTTGGTTATGATGAATTTCATGCATAACTGATGATGGTTGTAGAGAGATTGCCAGAAAAGATATTATACACTTGAAAGAGCTGTTCAACCCTCTCATCACTAAATCTTGGAACAACCCTATTGTTTTCTTGGTCAAAGTTCAACCCATATTGTAAGCAATAGGGTACAACACATACAAATCACACTAAGTGAAAGTTTGTCtaatttaagttttcctcacagATAAACTTCACCAAAGGCAAGATAGCTATGACCTTGATTTTCTAACATTCACACAAAAAACTCAGCCATGGGCTACGGAGACAGCATGTGCCACCAAATGTTTGAAAACGaaagaaactttcaaaacagacaTGTGGGGGCGTCTGCACAGTTCAAGACGTTAAAACTTATACTGGGGcagcaaaaaaaaccaacaaaacctTACACTGGGGCAGCTAAACCACCATTTTGAAGGCTTCTATTATGTGAGTTTGGCAACATATTTGACAACTTCCTTCTACCTATGTGAAATTTATGACAAATTATCTGTCAATTAGAGTTATCCAGTGGCATCGTGAGCACTTTAAATCAGACAGTCTGGTGTGACATAACACACCGAATATGTTTTGGACACAAATGGCAACGGACCGACCTGAGTGAAAACCAGCACATTGTCCTTCACAAGGACACTGGAAGTTTCACATGGCATGGTACAGTCACACTATAGAATCAATCACAGTCTATATTCTATATTATAGAATCTATCATATTCTATAATCCACAGATATTGTGGGAGTTACCCTGATGTAGTATCCTTATTCTGTtttcttttgtgtttgtttgagtTTACACTTTCTGCATGCTTTCTGAATAAAAACATGGCAACATGTTTCCAAATGTCCATTCTTGCATGCTCTTCTGTCCTGAAGCAATAGCTCGTTGTTTGCTACAGAAATATGTTACAGTCTACGATATTTACAACATATTGACATAATCGCATACTTGGTCTCAAATATTGTTTCCTATTTCACACAAGACTATTGAAATTCAACAAAATCAGTCTGggatttttttgaataaatcaaaaagtttcccaaggactCCCTGATCGAATCTTTGATTCAAGTTGAAAGGAAGACActaaataaaaattataaaaagttaCGCAcacattataaatatataatttaaagTCCTCTTTGCTTGATAGACGGTATTCCCCCCTCTTGAAGGTAAAGAGTTCAtctgatgtcaaaggtcagctAGAGGTTAATGACATCGGTCTCCACAAGTAATGCGACGGTGAGGAAGATTATGTAAAGCACGATGAGATAGATGCCGTACGGCCTTGTCACGTGGAATTTGGTGATCAACATGATGAACAGAGATGAGAGTAAACTTATTGCTAATCCTGATGCAAGGACCGTCTGGATGGGATTGTAATTCAACTGAAACAAAGGAGATAAATATAATGACATCAATCAtgaccctttcatcaccatggtttggcccataTTCATTATTATTACAATGGGGAGTGTGGACTTGTTTACAGGGCATTTAGGGGTGAGCAGGTTAAAGCCTGCAGTTGATGACATGCTGGGTTTGAAAGGTTTAATTCTGAGTAACTGAATACTATTCTGGGTATACAGGGAGCAATTCTGGGTAAAAGTACCAGTTGTTGGCTTACAAGGTGCCGTTTACTGTTGTGAAATGCCAACAGCATTGGCTCTGTGCATATTTAGATGTCAACGTGCCACTTGGcaacaaattacagtaaaatcaattttttcagtttaaaagTTCCAAATTATCTCAAACATTTGTTCAACATTGCTGTGAATTtacttgaaatatttctttcataTATTCTTTGTCAATAGTTTGGGTGAAACATGTTTTGGCTTACTTTGATTGTTTTGATGGATTCACATTTTGTATTAGTAATCAAAAATACCAAATTAAGAAAAAAGTGAATGGTGGAAAAGTATGTTTGATAAATCATTAGCAAATGAACAATTTGAAGGGTTTTTCACAGCATCTAGGGAAAAAAAAGGACTTtaaagttttatcaatatagcaCACATTGAACCAATTTGATTTGAGATACGATCCAATTGGGCTGTGTCAACACCCTATGAACGCACTCATTCAATGCAAGGACTCACCTTAAAAGATCCTCCGTGTTTTATGGTTGCAATTGTGCAAGATATACCAATACCCAGCAACATGTCTAGGGGTCAGAGGTCAAGGATTACCACTCACATGTAAATGAGGTGTGCTGACAAAAACTGCACCTactagtattttcaatttttaaacatCAGGAATTCCAAGAAATGCGATTGAAAGATaatgacagtgaaaatttttcatttctcgatcaacaatatttaaaatgcacacttttttctttcaacttATTAAATCACTGATTACCATATTTTTAAAGTACATTCAAAGGATACTGAACATGGGTCCTCCAAAGCACGCTGACATGCCCATATTTGGAAAGCCCTGCTTAGCCATGGTGGTATCAGCGATCAAATCTGAAAGAAATACACAGACACTCTTGACACCCTTGAACCCTTGGTTTGACCCTAACACTTTGCTATCAATAAtgaatgtggacctgtttacaatgAATTGAGATGGACAGATCACATCATTCTGAGAATACTTCAGTCAAAATAATTTCCACATTTTATGTGACTGACTTCAGAAAggatttttctgttttctgagCCTGTTAGGcagtttgcaaaatttattgaaaaagcATTTTATAGACGAAAAGAAGTTTTGTATATGTAATGCCCTTACGTTCATCTCGTGCTCACTCTcactcatttgtatatttttatgctTCTTTGACACCTTCAACTGTTTGTACTGTATAAAGGTTAATTGAATGGTGACTTATAAGCCCATTGGGCTAGGCAACTCATAGagttgcaagtcacaataataaacaattactactactactactactactactactactactacttcatATAAACTCCCCAttatatttgacaatattgtttTGAGCAATGTGattactttttttcttttttcttcagcaGTTACCATGACAATTAATATAGAACATACCTCCTATACTATTGCCCCAGGCAAGTAACGTCAGCCCTAAAATAGCATCACTAATGTTGAACTGGAGTCCAAACATCTGccaacaaaaaaataataaaaaagaaatagAATGTACATGTTACCAACAATTAACTCTTAGTGTACATTTCTGCTTTGAGATCACAACAACAAAACTAATAGATGACACAAATACATAGATTTCACATGCTTGCTAACGCAAACAACTTTGGATAGAACCATTGTTTGTCCACACATCTAGTTTCAACATGCTCATTGTACCAGCCTCCAGGACTGAATTACCCTGGATCACATGACAAATATGTGAAGATTACGTGTTCAGTATTTTTCGTGCACCTCTCCCCCCTTACAACCTTTTGCAAGAGAAAAGCTACTGACGAATGTATTGTTTGCTGGTTACTTTGAAGAGATGTTGAAAAACAAGACAATATATGTAAGACGCATGACATGAACAAACTAGCATTGCTACTAGATTCTTTTTTAATGCTAGTGTGCAGAAGACATAACGAATGCAACATTTCACAATTGGTGAAAACCAGGGAAGATTTCTGCTTTTCCTAAGGTGTATAACAGTGTTCAGATGTGACTCACTCAATGCGACCAAACAAATGGCACTCATTTACCATTTTGGCTCATTTTGACAGTGACCTATGGTGATGAAAGAACGGTTTCCTGGGATACCAGAGACGAGGAGAATGATGTCACTCTTACCTGAAGGATGTTGACAATCTCGTTGGCAATTGAGTAGATCCATAACACGGCTACCACAAAGCCTATGTACGCAAATGCCTGAAAACACACAGAATACATTTGCTGGTAATCAGCTAGCGATGTCAACCTATATTTGCTGtatacttaaccctttgagcgctgtaatattcccaccaaattttagggcaacattttaccagtttttgtgaatttttctgtgattgttttgataattttggaccaaacagacatcacatttcattgtctacagttttttatcaaaattttggcaaaatctgacaaaatttgactggcttatattttgtaaaggtgtcaaaaattgactttggcgctcaaagggttaacaggaATATGATGTGTTGCCGGCAAAACTTTGGACAAGCTTTACAAAGTGCACAAAGTTTACTTCATCCTACCGCACAGAAATGATTAACTACATCAGACAAAAGACATAAAGACAACATTTgtaagatattttttttttcaattgagcTGTAAAGACCTCTTTGCTTAGTATAGACatttgtataggataaagcccgagtacgagggctcttctggtatataaagtccaacccagcgataaaatgtcgaggccgcaggccgagacattttatcgaagggttggactttatataccagaagagcccgagtacgagggttttatccgacttaaaaactatcgcccctaactgatatattttcgttttcaatgtgtttacgtcaaccgtcccctttgtcagtgtaacatgtttaggatatgaattaaaacttttatttgtgaaatagccttccaatgtaatggaacatcctataaatgccccagggcacattatataaatgccctagggcacagcagattttgtgttgcagctggtttccgctgtattaccaaattttaatattaaaacgtaccagatgtctacagaatatgacatgttcactttgattggacagtactttactacggcgctgtcattcgtttctggaattggtgaccaaggctttatgagtaaataaaacaccctgaattgagcactctgattggtcaatcaacagtagatagtttttaagttaaTTTATGATACACTGCCATACGAAAACTTTTTCGCTTCAGTTCTCTTTAAAAGATGCATGCTTACCCAGTGATAGATGGGATAGTGTTCGTGTTTCGACGTAAAAAACACGACCAGCGCCAGAACTACGCAGATACAGAGCACCAGGTGCCAGGCTAGAAAACCACCACTGATTGGCTTAAATGCAACTGTAAAGGATAAATACAAAAAACGAGAGTTGAACGAAGTTAAAAAGGATCATATGTATATGTACTGAGATTTGCCTCAGATTTTTATCGGGGAGACTATGAGTGATGGGTGAATCTGTCCAAGTCATTGTGTGCTCCCAACATATCTAACATTTGTCATCAGAGTGGAATGGCATACATGCGACACTGACTGCTCCGAACAGAAATTGGGACAAAGAGTTTCCTGTGGTTCACTCTGGTGTAGCTGCAGCCCTTCACACATGACTGGGTGACATTTTATGGCTTTTGTGAAAAATACTGGCAGCAAATAcactttgaattttgtcatgCATGTATGTGTCATTTTGtagtctttgaaaaaaaactgaaaacattGCAGTTTGGCTGGCTAAAAAAGACAAAGCTGATATCAGAATTATTGAAGAGATACCGTTGAATCTCTGAGACTATGAAAAGTAACTTTGAATAGCATTGGACGATCCATCTATAAAAGACAGTCTAGTTTCACCATATGGAGTGCCTTATGTCACATAGAAATTGCGTGATTCAACAACACCACCCACTGGCTGGCAGACCGCCAGCAGAAACACGACAAAAGTGAAATTACTCACCCTTGGTGACAAATATGCAGAACACTGGTCCCGTGATGACGTGCAGCGTGTTGAGCAGCCTGTTCCAGTTGTGGTTCTCCTCGTCATAGTCCACCACTGGTATTGTGATTTGGAAAGCAAATTGAAAAGGAGACTGTGGAGAAGATCGTAAAAAATTCTGGtgaaaaatacacatcaaattGGAGGAAAGCAATGACTGGTTAGACAAACAAACGGTCAGAGAACAATGAAAGCTAGTTTCCTATGTtgctttttctttcttcaatttTCATACACAAACCTTACTTTCAATACAGTGCACAATTTCAGGCAAGTAAATACTTTCCATAGATAATTACAAATTACATCTAAATTTGCATactcaatttgcatactctttaATCCACTTTGCACAAATGAACACATTCTTTCGATTATCACTTATAAAATTCTCAgttgtcaacacattttcaggCTAAATTGTAGTTTcacaaatttcgaaaaaaaaagttgactATTTAccttaaatatttcataaaatttggcatAAAATGGTTTTTGTTTCCAGTTTTCTGTGTCTATGGGATTGATTCCATGCAGCAGCGCCTTGAGTTGGGACGGTGGCGGTCGACTGTCGACACGGCCAAGCAGAGGAGAAAATTCATCAGCTGTCAAGAGACCGTAGCAAAGCAGAAAAGTTAGATTTCAGGGTCaaatttttactttaaaatgtgAATGTTGATACAGTTGAGAGATTTGTAGATGTTTTTACCACTGACCCCTTCTTACTCTGACAGGAAGAATATCTTGAATTTTTCcccaaaaaatttatttttcccaaaatcTGTGTTTCATGGATTTCTCCCAAAAGCACCCATGATGTCTAGTCCAGTGCCTCATTCCACCACCATTTTATCCCAATTATTAgggacatttatttttacacatttattATAGTTGACAATAAGGCTGTTCACCATTGACatcattgttctctcattaatatgcaaaaataaatatttgtccgcattttaagattatgcttttgaaaattacgcatgcaagaatgacaaaaaaaaccGGGAACatcttagtaggcgactgccagtgtaacaatgaatactaaaaggcatattcacaactcagagtacaagctgcaaaaacagccatgcatgcaacattgataacatttgtctgcatttcgAGCAGCAGTGTCCAATGTCATgtgcatgcagctatatttagtaacaaacctgtaactgtGAACGGGGCTATTGTGCATACTTTGGTTTGTTCACATttcaaaaagtttgtttctggtCAAGGCTTCTTTCCGAAAATGGAGTTATGATAcacatttatttcttttttttaaagttctggTCAGTCAGTCAGTTTTTGCAAACATAACAGTTAATTCACATGTTGTGTGTTGAATTCTTGTTTTTCGGAATGCTGGGAAAAGGTAGATTTGTATAAAAGAACAGAGTCTTGTGACTTTCATACTTGATTTCCTCTGTCATCCTTGACCCTGATAACAACAAGTTTCATTTCACTTGCCAAGTCTTGAAATAGAGGGCGCTTTTTACAAGAATGGCTGCAAGACCTTGACACACAGACAGCAACACACATACTGCACAGCAAATGACTTACATCCGATGGAGGCTATCTCCTCACGGCTGGTCTGCGGCAGGAAGGCAGGACTATTGGCAACTTGGTTGCCGAATAACGGAGCCACTGTGACCTGCTCTGTCACATCTAATACACCTGTCAGTGAAAGATACATTTCCATTTGGAAAAAGTTGATAAAtgagcaaaacaaacaacaaatggTTTGTACTGACAAATAAATTATGGTCCCTGTTGCAAAAAGTCTGTGATCAAATtataaatattgcattaaatagctaattttgattcCGACAGGGTAACActgaaagacaatttttttccccaaaatgttgaaatgtacCACAGctatcagaaaagaatgaaaatccaGTGAAATTATGAAcacatttcattaaaatttcaaagaaaatgtgtCAACATGTGTCTATGATGTGAAGTTTTCAAAGAAATGACTTGGCAATGACTTTCTCTCATGAAATTTAACATCAGAAATAAGGTACGCAATAAAGTACTTGTCACAATATTTGACAGAATATCACATGTTCAGACATCTACATGTAAAACTCCAAACTTTGACAAAATACCATCTCTTCCATTTATTTGCCACATTCAACTTTCCGATGaatcttcaattttgaaaagtttttaatCTGGATATGGGTGGCTATTTTATCAATTATTGTAGCATTCACCTTGTTCTGGTTTATTTTCCTGTTTATTTCAATGTAAGAAGATAAACTGTCTTTCGGAACTGAATTTAATTGTTCATTCATAAATGGCCTTCGTTTCTACCATAAAAAGTACTCTAACACTTGTACAAATGGCCCTTCCACTTCCACAGACACAAATATACACCACAGCTGTGTAATTCAATGTTTACATTATTGTATCAAAATTAACACGAAAATCTGTTTCTTTtcttgaaatgttattttttttgaaatctatAACATGTATATCTATCAGCTAACACTCACCTTTGATTGCCTGGCTAGGCCTGACATCATGCTTTGAGTTGACTGCTCCGTAGTATTTGCAGGTCTCTGGATCAATCTCCGAACTGTCAAATGGCTCTGTCCTGACGTTATTTGAATTGTATTCACCTTTGGCTGGGGTTCAATCAAAATTTGACAGTAAACAGTCTATTTGACTCAGAACTGACCCTTGACCTAACTGTTACCTTACAGGAAAAGGAGTGCTTCACAATAAATTCTCTTTCTGCCATTTTAAAGACAAACCTTTGCAAATATTGATTATATGATTTCAGATCCTTCTTTCAAAAATCTATCATACGAGagtaaaacacattttcttgTATGAAAATAGACAAGGCAAGAAAGGAAATTGCAAGATGATGAACTTACgttaaaacagaaaataattaAAGTCGTTGTTGAAAAAGTTgaccattgtaaaactttcagttttctttGATATATCTATCACACACCAGAGTTTAACTCACCATCTGCACCGTTACTTTCTGCAGCTTGTCTCTTCTTTTTCTGATACTGGTAAATTTTTCTGCCGACAATCACAACAATCACGTAGAATGCATACAACCCAATAAAACCTGTGTGAGGGAAAGATAACAATGACCTTGAAATGCAGATTGCATTGGACAAGTACACTGGGACTGATGCTTTTCAAATCAGAGATCTGTCTGCTTATGAAGCATAACATACATGGTTACACggacaagtttgaataaaatatatatatacaaatacgcacacatatatacattttTCCATCCATCTGTCCACTTCTCcggccatccatccatccatccatccatacatacatatatacatccatacatccatccatccatacatacatccatccatacatacatccatccatccatccatccatccatccatccatacatccatacatacatcgatccatacatccatatatccatacatacatccatacatacatccatacatccatacatacaaacatacaaacatacatacatacatacgtacatacacaaATAGACACATACACGCATACATATATCCATCAattcatccatccatgcatACACAGTGTATCATGCTAAAATCATTCTTTTACAGTagtacatgcatgtatataacagtcaaaatattcaaatcacTAGTGGagaagtaaaaatataaaaccacATTTCTTCAgtataacataacataatataacaTAACATGTCATAGAGGTTGTTAACGTACCAATAGCTTGGGCCAGAGTGATCTTGCCATCCCATAATATTGTAAATGTCCAGAAGGCTGCAGCAAGGTAGAAGATACAGTCGCGTAGGAACGGTCTTTCCGCTGCTTTGAATGGACGTGTCAGAGCGATGGAACCAGCTACAATGGTGGTGACAAAGACACCAGCaccttgaaagaaaaaaaggcaAATGTTTTGCTATCTAACCTTTCCACTGTTGCATATTGGTTTAACCTCATTGTTTTATGGGCATTGTGGACTATTCCACTGCAATAGGGGCAGAAAGCTGAACACTGATTGAAgagtttcaatgaaatatttctgtGTCCAGCATGTTTTGATAATCATGTAAAAAAGGCAAAGTACAGATATTCATgtgcaaattttgcattgatataccaatgAAATGTCCCTCTAGAATTTAAAGTTGTACATGACATCGTAaagtaaatatgaaaaaagagaAATGCATTATAAATGGTTACCACAGTTGTCAAAATCAACAGTTAAATATTAATGTCATGTTCTTGTAAGTGTACTTGAGTGAGTAAGGAGAAAAACGGCATGACTTctaaaaataaaactattttaCCACGAAGTAACACATACTCATCCCAGAGACGTTGACTGAAAATTACAGTATCACAGCTGTGTGAAAAACACGATTCAGATTTGAAAGTTGGCACAGTATCAGCAATAGGGCTGAGAAAATCTAAATTTTAATTTGCTGTtacaaaagaaattaaaaattaatgcGCCAGCCAACCTTGCTATTTCTTTTATCTGTATTACAGCAATACATTATTTTTGTTAAACACAAGGCCAGTGGAAAATAAATTACAATGTATCAATGCCACatgcaacaaaacaaaaaaagcgAATAATATATCTTTTGTATTGTCGCTGCATAACAAATAGCGCAAATTAGACATCTGAATGTTAcattattttgattaaaaaagcttttgatattttgacagcATACAAACAGCTGAGGGTGTTGAAAATTGTGAGTAACTTGTCATTGgcgtttgaccagtttacataTAAACTTTCACACAACATAACTGCACTCTCACAGAGGTGTTGGGCTATCCAACACTTCTGGAATTTACAACCATGGTAGAGCCAGGCACGGCATCACGTCCACTCCCCTTTACCTTATCAGTCTAATCCGCAGCTTGTTCCTTGAGTGGACAAACTGTAGAAAATTTGAGGGTCTTTTCAAGTAGTGAGAAAAAAGTGACACTGTGGACACTGATAAGGCATAAAGACATAAATTTACGCTCAATGTTCTGGTTGATTGGTGTCTGGCCCAACCCTTTCTTCATAATGGTTTAGCCATaacacattgttttcaatggttgaGTTGGGCTAGTGTACACAATAATGGGAGTAAAAGGGCTAAGCTGAATGTGCACTGTGTGTTGGCTGTCTGATTTGCCTGgcacacagtacaataaatctCCATTTCTAAAGTGTCTTGTTGAGAGATAATAGAAAGTTGTGTCGCTCTACATCAGACAAGCATCCTTTTCAACCTTGTACATTGGTCAGTTGAAGTCAACTGTGAAATACATAGACACTGCTTTCCTCAAACATCTGCAGAGCCAGGTGAAAAATCTGGACTATATCATtctatttaaataaataaataggcaATCATTATTAAATAATAGATTCTTACCAAAGAGAGCACCAACTGCCAAGCCTGCATCTCCATTCTTGGCATTTGTGATTGCCGCTATTGCACTAAATATATCCGGAGCACCATTGCCGAATGCAAGGAATGTTACACCGTGGAATATTAGTGTTAAGGAATGTCAGTAAAAGCAATTAt from Ptychodera flava strain L36383 chromosome 12, AS_Pfla_20210202, whole genome shotgun sequence includes the following:
- the LOC139145150 gene encoding mitochondrial sodium/calcium exchanger protein-like isoform X2 — encoded protein: MDTCHGFHKVNQSQQCWYIKNTSDCKIDDGFINYLEVVYCHFDHKLIPLAMVLMFIWLICLFIALGNTAEDFFCPALTVISHTLKLSQNVAGVTFLAFGNGAPDIFSAIAAITNAKNGDAGLAVGALFGAGVFVTTIVAGSIALTRPFKAAERPFLRDCIFYLAAAFWTFTILWDGKITLAQAIGFIGLYAFYVIVVIVGRKIYQYQKKKRQAAESNGADAKGEYNSNNVRTEPFDSSEIDPETCKYYGAVNSKHDVRPSQAIKGVLDVTEQVTVAPLFGNQVANSPAFLPQTSREEIASIGSDEFSPLLGRVDSRPPPSQLKALLHGINPIDTENWKQKPFYAKFYEIFKSPFQFAFQITIPVVDYDEENHNWNRLLNTLHVITGPVFCIFVTKVAFKPISGGFLAWHLVLCICVVLALVVFFTSKHEHYPIYHWAFAYIGFVVAVLWIYSIANEIVNILQMFGLQFNISDAILGLTLLAWGNSIGDLIADTTMAKQGFPNMGMSACFGGPMFNMLLGIGISCTIATIKHGGSFKLNYNPIQTVLASGLAISLLSSLFIMLITKFHVTRPYGIYLIVLYIIFLTVALLVETDVINL
- the LOC139145150 gene encoding mitochondrial sodium/calcium exchanger protein-like isoform X1, with the protein product MKRTTGRVFGVTGMAVILVFVSTFDGPGIRRDDAHRKSAHVAEQLSGSFRRGLKSFTETNGSHLNYSDVTEDPLSRKEKHSGCHGFHKVNQSQQCWYIKNTSDCKIDDGFINYLEVVYCHFDHKLIPLAMVLMFIWLICLFIALGNTAEDFFCPALTVISHTLKLSQNVAGVTFLAFGNGAPDIFSAIAAITNAKNGDAGLAVGALFGAGVFVTTIVAGSIALTRPFKAAERPFLRDCIFYLAAAFWTFTILWDGKITLAQAIGFIGLYAFYVIVVIVGRKIYQYQKKKRQAAESNGADAKGEYNSNNVRTEPFDSSEIDPETCKYYGAVNSKHDVRPSQAIKGVLDVTEQVTVAPLFGNQVANSPAFLPQTSREEIASIGSDEFSPLLGRVDSRPPPSQLKALLHGINPIDTENWKQKPFYAKFYEIFKSPFQFAFQITIPVVDYDEENHNWNRLLNTLHVITGPVFCIFVTKVAFKPISGGFLAWHLVLCICVVLALVVFFTSKHEHYPIYHWAFAYIGFVVAVLWIYSIANEIVNILQMFGLQFNISDAILGLTLLAWGNSIGDLIADTTMAKQGFPNMGMSACFGGPMFNMLLGIGISCTIATIKHGGSFKLNYNPIQTVLASGLAISLLSSLFIMLITKFHVTRPYGIYLIVLYIIFLTVALLVETDVINL